From a region of the Pongo pygmaeus isolate AG05252 chromosome 5, NHGRI_mPonPyg2-v2.0_pri, whole genome shotgun sequence genome:
- the SDHAF4 gene encoding succinate dehydrogenase assembly factor 4, mitochondrial, whose amino-acid sequence MTPSRLPWLLSSVSATAWRAARSPLLCHSLRKTSSSQGGKSELVKPSLRKPKLPEGRFDAPEDSHLEKEPLEKFPDDVNPVTKEKGGPRGPEPTRYGDWERKGRCIDF is encoded by the exons ATGACCCCATCGAGGCTTCCTTGGTTGCTTAGCTCGGTCTCGGCCACGGCGTGGAGAGCGGCAA GATCACCCCTTCTGTGTCATTCTCTGAGGAAAACAAGTTCTTCTCAAGGAGGAAAGTCTGAACTTGTCAAACCGTCCCTTAGGAAGCCGAAGTTACCAGAAGGTCGTTTTGATGCACCAGAGGATTCCCATTTAGAGAAAGAACCACTGGAAA AATTTCCAGATGATGTTAATCCAGTGACCAAAGAAAAAGGTGGACCCAGGGGCCCAGAACCTACCCGATATGGAGATTGGGAACGAAAAGGACGCTGTATTGATTTTTAA